From a single Nostoc edaphicum CCNP1411 genomic region:
- a CDS encoding leucyl aminopeptidase, translated as MTIQLSDKPLLEWAGDSLAIGLFEDAVELTGELATLDQKFSGVLKELITEEEFKGKANSAIFTRVNADSPVRKLIIVGLGKPDALKLDTLRRAAAAVARVGKKQKSKILGFSFPLWNNDPAASAQAIAEGVELALYQDIRFKSEPEEKGSQIETVDLLGFGGQEAAITRANQIVSGVNLARQLVAAPANAVTPITLAETAQAIAKEYGLQVEILEKEDCEKLGMGAFLGVAQASELPPKFIHLTYKPEGTPKKKLAIIGKGVTFDSGGLNIKGAGSGIETMKMDMGGAAATLGAAKAIAQIKPNVEVHFISAVAENMISGRAMRPGDILTASNGKTIEVNNTDAEGRLTLADALVYADKLGLDAIVDLATLTGANVIALGDDIAGLYTPDDAVASQIEKAAQSSGEKIWRMPMEEKYFEGLKSGIADMKNTGPRPGGAITASLFLKQFVKETPWAHLDIAGPVWADKENGYNSTGATGYGVRTLVDWVLGAGE; from the coding sequence AATTCAACTTAGTGATAAGCCTTTGCTAGAGTGGGCAGGCGATAGTTTGGCAATTGGATTATTTGAAGATGCAGTAGAGTTAACCGGAGAACTGGCAACTTTAGATCAAAAGTTTTCTGGGGTTTTAAAAGAACTAATTACAGAAGAAGAATTTAAAGGAAAAGCTAACAGTGCAATCTTCACCCGTGTAAATGCTGATAGCCCAGTGCGTAAATTGATTATCGTAGGTTTAGGAAAACCAGATGCACTAAAACTCGACACTCTGCGACGCGCTGCTGCTGCTGTAGCCAGGGTAGGAAAAAAGCAAAAAAGCAAAATTCTGGGATTTAGTTTTCCATTGTGGAACAACGACCCAGCCGCTAGTGCCCAAGCGATCGCAGAAGGTGTCGAATTAGCGCTTTACCAAGATATTCGCTTTAAATCAGAGCCAGAAGAGAAAGGTTCACAAATAGAAACCGTAGATTTACTAGGATTCGGTGGACAAGAAGCAGCCATCACCCGCGCTAATCAAATCGTTTCTGGGGTAAATTTGGCACGACAGTTAGTAGCAGCGCCAGCTAACGCAGTAACACCAATTACTTTGGCCGAAACTGCTCAAGCGATCGCAAAAGAGTATGGTTTACAAGTAGAAATTCTAGAAAAAGAAGACTGTGAAAAGTTGGGTATGGGTGCTTTTTTGGGAGTAGCGCAAGCTTCCGAATTGCCACCTAAATTCATTCACCTGACTTACAAACCAGAAGGTACACCCAAAAAGAAACTAGCAATTATTGGCAAAGGTGTAACCTTCGATTCCGGTGGACTCAACATTAAAGGTGCTGGTAGCGGCATCGAAACCATGAAAATGGATATGGGCGGTGCAGCTGCTACCTTGGGCGCGGCAAAAGCAATTGCTCAAATTAAGCCAAATGTTGAGGTTCACTTTATCTCGGCGGTAGCTGAAAACATGATTAGCGGTCGCGCCATGCGTCCTGGAGACATTCTCACAGCATCAAACGGCAAAACAATCGAAGTGAACAACACCGATGCTGAAGGACGTTTAACCCTAGCAGACGCCTTGGTGTATGCCGACAAATTGGGATTAGATGCGATCGTTGATTTAGCCACCTTGACTGGTGCTAACGTCATTGCCTTGGGTGATGATATTGCGGGATTGTACACTCCCGATGATGCTGTCGCTTCCCAGATCGAGAAAGCTGCCCAAAGTTCAGGGGAAAAGATTTGGCGGATGCCAATGGAAGAAAAATATTTTGAAGGGCTAAAGTCTGGGATTGCGGACATGAAAAATACAGGCCCGCGTCCAGGTGGTGCTATTACCGCTTCCCTTTTCCTCAAACAATTCGTTAAAGAAACCCCTTGGGCACATTTAGATATTGCTGGCCCAGTGTGGGCAGATAAAGAAAATGGCTACAACAGCACAGGGGCAACTGGCTACGGCGTTAGGACGCTAGTTGATTGGGTACTGGGTGCTGGGGAATAG
- the plsX gene encoding phosphate acyltransferase PlsX, producing the protein MRSTRVRIAIDAMGGDHAPGEIVAGALRAREELGVDILLVGDPQQIEAALPPKTSLGQMEIVPAEDAIAMDEEPLNAVRRKRKASINVAMDLVKQQQADAVFSAGHSGAAMASALLRLGRLPGIDRPAIGTVFPTIVAGKPVLVLDVGANVDCRPKFLEQFAVMGSAYSQYVLGTTEPKVGLLNIGEEDSKGNDAAVRAHQLLRENSQINFIGNAEGRDVLSGRFDVIVCDGFVGNVLLKFAEAVGEVILQILREELPQGLHGQIGSAFLKPNLKRVKQRMDHAEHGGALLLGVAGVCFIGHGSSQAPSIFNAIRMAKEAVDNQVIQRIQSQYILERESG; encoded by the coding sequence ATGAGATCGACTCGCGTAAGGATCGCAATTGACGCAATGGGAGGGGATCACGCACCCGGTGAAATCGTTGCTGGCGCATTGCGAGCACGGGAAGAATTGGGTGTAGATATATTGTTGGTTGGTGATCCCCAACAAATAGAAGCTGCCTTGCCACCAAAAACAAGTTTAGGGCAGATGGAGATCGTTCCTGCTGAGGACGCGATCGCAATGGATGAGGAGCCTTTAAACGCAGTTAGACGCAAACGCAAGGCTTCTATTAATGTGGCCATGGATTTGGTCAAGCAGCAGCAAGCAGATGCCGTATTTTCTGCCGGACACTCTGGGGCAGCTATGGCATCAGCTTTACTCCGGTTAGGACGATTGCCAGGAATTGATCGCCCAGCCATAGGGACAGTTTTTCCCACGATTGTTGCTGGTAAGCCAGTGCTGGTACTTGACGTTGGGGCAAATGTAGATTGCCGCCCCAAATTTTTAGAGCAGTTTGCCGTCATGGGATCGGCTTACAGTCAGTACGTCTTGGGTACAACCGAGCCTAAAGTGGGTTTGCTGAATATCGGTGAAGAAGACTCCAAAGGCAATGATGCAGCCGTCCGTGCCCACCAACTGCTACGCGAAAATTCCCAAATTAATTTTATTGGCAATGCCGAAGGGCGTGATGTGCTTTCCGGTCGCTTTGATGTGATTGTCTGCGATGGATTTGTCGGCAATGTATTATTAAAATTTGCCGAAGCCGTCGGAGAAGTGATTCTGCAAATTCTGCGGGAAGAATTACCCCAAGGATTGCATGGTCAAATCGGTTCAGCATTCTTAAAACCAAACCTGAAGCGGGTTAAACAGCGAATGGATCATGCAGAACACGGTGGTGCCTTGTTGTTAGGCGTGGCAGGAGTCTGTTTTATCGGCCACGGTAGCTCACAAGCTCCTTCAATTTTTAATGCAATTCGGATGGCAAAAGAAGCTGTTGACAACCAGGTGATACAACGAATTCAGTCCCAATATATCCTAGAGCGCGAGAGCGGTTAG